In Ailuropoda melanoleuca isolate Jingjing chromosome X, ASM200744v2, whole genome shotgun sequence, a single genomic region encodes these proteins:
- the MSL3 gene encoding male-specific lethal 3 homolog isoform X3 — translation MSASEGMKFKFHSGEKVLCFEPDPTKARVLYDAKIVDVIVGKDEKGRKIPEYLIHFNGWNRSWDRWAAEDHVLRDTDENRRLQRKLARKAVARLRSTGRKKKRCRLPGVDSVLKSLPVEEKDENDENSISSSSDDSSEEKDEEISEESDIEEKTEVKEEPELHTKREMEERTITIEIPEVLKKKLEDDCYYINRRKRLVKLPCQTNIITILESYVKHFAINAAFSANERPRHHHAMPHANMNVHYIPAEKNVDLCKEMVDGLRITFDYTLPLVLLYPYEQVQYKKVTSSKFFLPIKESATNTNRNQEELSPSPPLLNPSTPQSMESQPTTGEPATPKRRKAEPEALQSLRRSTRHSANCDRLSESSASPQPKRRQQDTSASMPKLFLHLEKKTPVHSRSSSPVPLTPSKEGSAVFSGFEGRRTNEINEVLSWKLVPDSYPPGDQPPPPSYIYGAQHLLRLFVKLPEILGKMSFSEKNLKALLKHFDLFLSSNFIALAEIAEILVCSEAIS, via the exons ATGAGCGCGAGCGAGGGCATGAAATTTAAATTCCACTCAGGGGAGAAAGTGCTGTGCTTCGAGCCTGACCCCACCAAGGCGCGAGTGCTGTACGATGCCAAG ATTGTCGATGTTATTGTTGGGAAAGACGAAAAAGGCAGAAAGATCCCAGAATATCTGATCCATTTTAATGGTTGGAACAGAAG CTGGGATAGATGGGCAGCTGAAGATCATGTCCTTCGTGACACCGATGAAAATCGGAGATTACAGCGTAAATTGGCAAGAAAAGCTGTAGCTCGCCT aagaagcacaggaagaaagaagaagcgCTGCAGGTTGCCTGGTGTTGACTCTGTCTTAAAAAGCCTCCCTgttgaagaaaaagatgaaaatgatgaAAACT CAATAAGCAGTTCCTCTGATGACAGTAGTgaagaaaaggatgaagaaataagTGAAGAAAGTGATATTGAAGAAAAGACGGAAGTG AAGGAAGAACCGGAGCTGCACACAAAAagggaaatggaagaaagaacaataaCTATAGAAATCCCTGAAGTTCTGAAAAAGAAGCTTGAGGATGATTGTTACTATATCAACAGGAGGAAACGG TTAGTGAAACTTCCATGCCAGACCAACATCATAACTATTTTGGAATCCTACGTGAAGCATTTTGCTATCAATGCAGCCTTTTCAGCCAATGAGAGGCCTCGTCACCATCATGCTATGCCACATGCCAATATGAATGTGCATTATATCCCAGCAGAAAAGAA CGTTGACCTTTGTAAGGAGATGGTGGATGGATTAAGAATAACCTTTGATTACACGCTCCCACTGGTTTTACTCTATCCATATGAACAAGTTCAGTATAAAAAGGTGACTTCATCCAAGTTTTTTCTTCCAATTAAGGAAAGTGCCACAAACACTAACAG GAACCAGGAGGAGCTCTCTCCAAGCCCACCATTGTTGAATCCATCCACACCGCAGTCCATGGAGAGTCAGCCCACTACAGGTGAACCAGCCACCCCCAAAAGGCGCAAAGCTGAACCGGAAGCCTTGCAGTCTCTGAGGCGGTCCACACGTCACTCTGCCAACTGTGACAGGCTGTCTGAGAGCAGTGCCTCTCCTCAGCCCAAGCGCCGGCAGCAGGACACATCCGCCAGCATGCCAAAGCTGTTCCTGCACCTGGAAAAGA agACACCCGTGCATAGCAGATCATCCTCACCGGTTCCTCTGACCCCTAGCAAGGAAGGGAGTGCAGTGTTTTCTGGCTTTGAAGGCAGAAGAACTAATGAAATAAACGAG GTCCTCTCCTGGAAACTTGTACCCGACAGTTACCCGCCAGGTGATCAGCCGCCTCCACCCTCTTACATTTATGGAGCACAACACTTGCTACGATTGTTTG tGAAACTTCCAGAAATCCTTGGAAAGATGTCCTTTTCTGAGAAGAATCTGAAGGCTTTACTGAAGCACTTTGATCTCTTTCTtag CTCTAACTTCATTGCCTTAGCTGAAATTGCTGAAATTCTGGTATGTTCAGAAGCCATCAGCTAA
- the MSL3 gene encoding male-specific lethal 3 homolog isoform X1 — protein sequence MSASEGMKFKFHSGEKVLCFEPDPTKARVLYDAKIVDVIVGKDEKGRKIPEYLIHFNGWNRSWDRWAAEDHVLRDTDENRRLQRKLARKAVARLRSTGRKKKRCRLPGVDSVLKSLPVEEKDENDENSISSSSDDSSEEKDEEISEESDIEEKTEVKEEPELHTKREMEERTITIEIPEVLKKKLEDDCYYINRRKRLVKLPCQTNIITILESYVKHFAINAAFSANERPRHHHAMPHANMNVHYIPAEKNVDLCKEMVDGLRITFDYTLPLVLLYPYEQVQYKKVTSSKFFLPIKESATNTNRNQEELSPSPPLLNPSTPQSMESQPTTGEPATPKRRKAEPEALQSLRRSTRHSANCDRLSESSASPQPKRRQQDTSASMPKLFLHLEKKTPVHSRSSSPVPLTPSKEGSAVFSGFEGRRTNEINEVLSWKLVPDSYPPGDQPPPPSYIYGAQHLLRLFVKLPEILGKMSFSEKNLKALLKHFDLFLRFLAEYHDDFFPESAYVAACEAHYSTKNPRAIY from the exons ATGAGCGCGAGCGAGGGCATGAAATTTAAATTCCACTCAGGGGAGAAAGTGCTGTGCTTCGAGCCTGACCCCACCAAGGCGCGAGTGCTGTACGATGCCAAG ATTGTCGATGTTATTGTTGGGAAAGACGAAAAAGGCAGAAAGATCCCAGAATATCTGATCCATTTTAATGGTTGGAACAGAAG CTGGGATAGATGGGCAGCTGAAGATCATGTCCTTCGTGACACCGATGAAAATCGGAGATTACAGCGTAAATTGGCAAGAAAAGCTGTAGCTCGCCT aagaagcacaggaagaaagaagaagcgCTGCAGGTTGCCTGGTGTTGACTCTGTCTTAAAAAGCCTCCCTgttgaagaaaaagatgaaaatgatgaAAACT CAATAAGCAGTTCCTCTGATGACAGTAGTgaagaaaaggatgaagaaataagTGAAGAAAGTGATATTGAAGAAAAGACGGAAGTG AAGGAAGAACCGGAGCTGCACACAAAAagggaaatggaagaaagaacaataaCTATAGAAATCCCTGAAGTTCTGAAAAAGAAGCTTGAGGATGATTGTTACTATATCAACAGGAGGAAACGG TTAGTGAAACTTCCATGCCAGACCAACATCATAACTATTTTGGAATCCTACGTGAAGCATTTTGCTATCAATGCAGCCTTTTCAGCCAATGAGAGGCCTCGTCACCATCATGCTATGCCACATGCCAATATGAATGTGCATTATATCCCAGCAGAAAAGAA CGTTGACCTTTGTAAGGAGATGGTGGATGGATTAAGAATAACCTTTGATTACACGCTCCCACTGGTTTTACTCTATCCATATGAACAAGTTCAGTATAAAAAGGTGACTTCATCCAAGTTTTTTCTTCCAATTAAGGAAAGTGCCACAAACACTAACAG GAACCAGGAGGAGCTCTCTCCAAGCCCACCATTGTTGAATCCATCCACACCGCAGTCCATGGAGAGTCAGCCCACTACAGGTGAACCAGCCACCCCCAAAAGGCGCAAAGCTGAACCGGAAGCCTTGCAGTCTCTGAGGCGGTCCACACGTCACTCTGCCAACTGTGACAGGCTGTCTGAGAGCAGTGCCTCTCCTCAGCCCAAGCGCCGGCAGCAGGACACATCCGCCAGCATGCCAAAGCTGTTCCTGCACCTGGAAAAGA agACACCCGTGCATAGCAGATCATCCTCACCGGTTCCTCTGACCCCTAGCAAGGAAGGGAGTGCAGTGTTTTCTGGCTTTGAAGGCAGAAGAACTAATGAAATAAACGAG GTCCTCTCCTGGAAACTTGTACCCGACAGTTACCCGCCAGGTGATCAGCCGCCTCCACCCTCTTACATTTATGGAGCACAACACTTGCTACGATTGTTTG tGAAACTTCCAGAAATCCTTGGAAAGATGTCCTTTTCTGAGAAGAATCTGAAGGCTTTACTGAAGCACTTTGATCTCTTTCTtag gTTTTTGGCTGAATACCATGATGACTTCTTTCCGGAGTCTGCCTATGTTGCTGCCTGTGAGGCGCACTATAGCACCAAGAACCCCAGGGCGATTTACTGA
- the MSL3 gene encoding male-specific lethal 3 homolog isoform X4, with product MKMMKTKEEPELHTKREMEERTITIEIPEVLKKKLEDDCYYINRRKRLVKLPCQTNIITILESYVKHFAINAAFSANERPRHHHAMPHANMNVHYIPAEKNVDLCKEMVDGLRITFDYTLPLVLLYPYEQVQYKKVTSSKFFLPIKESATNTNRNQEELSPSPPLLNPSTPQSMESQPTTGEPATPKRRKAEPEALQSLRRSTRHSANCDRLSESSASPQPKRRQQDTSASMPKLFLHLEKKTPVHSRSSSPVPLTPSKEGSAVFSGFEGRRTNEINEVLSWKLVPDSYPPGDQPPPPSYIYGAQHLLRLFVKLPEILGKMSFSEKNLKALLKHFDLFLRFLAEYHDDFFPESAYVAACEAHYSTKNPRAIY from the exons atgaaaatgatgaAAACT AAGGAAGAACCGGAGCTGCACACAAAAagggaaatggaagaaagaacaataaCTATAGAAATCCCTGAAGTTCTGAAAAAGAAGCTTGAGGATGATTGTTACTATATCAACAGGAGGAAACGG TTAGTGAAACTTCCATGCCAGACCAACATCATAACTATTTTGGAATCCTACGTGAAGCATTTTGCTATCAATGCAGCCTTTTCAGCCAATGAGAGGCCTCGTCACCATCATGCTATGCCACATGCCAATATGAATGTGCATTATATCCCAGCAGAAAAGAA CGTTGACCTTTGTAAGGAGATGGTGGATGGATTAAGAATAACCTTTGATTACACGCTCCCACTGGTTTTACTCTATCCATATGAACAAGTTCAGTATAAAAAGGTGACTTCATCCAAGTTTTTTCTTCCAATTAAGGAAAGTGCCACAAACACTAACAG GAACCAGGAGGAGCTCTCTCCAAGCCCACCATTGTTGAATCCATCCACACCGCAGTCCATGGAGAGTCAGCCCACTACAGGTGAACCAGCCACCCCCAAAAGGCGCAAAGCTGAACCGGAAGCCTTGCAGTCTCTGAGGCGGTCCACACGTCACTCTGCCAACTGTGACAGGCTGTCTGAGAGCAGTGCCTCTCCTCAGCCCAAGCGCCGGCAGCAGGACACATCCGCCAGCATGCCAAAGCTGTTCCTGCACCTGGAAAAGA agACACCCGTGCATAGCAGATCATCCTCACCGGTTCCTCTGACCCCTAGCAAGGAAGGGAGTGCAGTGTTTTCTGGCTTTGAAGGCAGAAGAACTAATGAAATAAACGAG GTCCTCTCCTGGAAACTTGTACCCGACAGTTACCCGCCAGGTGATCAGCCGCCTCCACCCTCTTACATTTATGGAGCACAACACTTGCTACGATTGTTTG tGAAACTTCCAGAAATCCTTGGAAAGATGTCCTTTTCTGAGAAGAATCTGAAGGCTTTACTGAAGCACTTTGATCTCTTTCTtag gTTTTTGGCTGAATACCATGATGACTTCTTTCCGGAGTCTGCCTATGTTGCTGCCTGTGAGGCGCACTATAGCACCAAGAACCCCAGGGCGATTTACTGA
- the MSL3 gene encoding male-specific lethal 3 homolog isoform X2, with protein sequence MSASEGMKFKFHSGEKVLCFEPDPTKARVLYDAKIVDVIVGKDEKGRKIPEYLIHFNGWNRSWDRWAAEDHVLRDTDENRRLQRKLARKAVARLSTGRKKKRCRLPGVDSVLKSLPVEEKDENDENSISSSSDDSSEEKDEEISEESDIEEKTEVKEEPELHTKREMEERTITIEIPEVLKKKLEDDCYYINRRKRLVKLPCQTNIITILESYVKHFAINAAFSANERPRHHHAMPHANMNVHYIPAEKNVDLCKEMVDGLRITFDYTLPLVLLYPYEQVQYKKVTSSKFFLPIKESATNTNRNQEELSPSPPLLNPSTPQSMESQPTTGEPATPKRRKAEPEALQSLRRSTRHSANCDRLSESSASPQPKRRQQDTSASMPKLFLHLEKKTPVHSRSSSPVPLTPSKEGSAVFSGFEGRRTNEINEVLSWKLVPDSYPPGDQPPPPSYIYGAQHLLRLFVKLPEILGKMSFSEKNLKALLKHFDLFLRFLAEYHDDFFPESAYVAACEAHYSTKNPRAIY encoded by the exons ATGAGCGCGAGCGAGGGCATGAAATTTAAATTCCACTCAGGGGAGAAAGTGCTGTGCTTCGAGCCTGACCCCACCAAGGCGCGAGTGCTGTACGATGCCAAG ATTGTCGATGTTATTGTTGGGAAAGACGAAAAAGGCAGAAAGATCCCAGAATATCTGATCCATTTTAATGGTTGGAACAGAAG CTGGGATAGATGGGCAGCTGAAGATCATGTCCTTCGTGACACCGATGAAAATCGGAGATTACAGCGTAAATTGGCAAGAAAAGCTGTAGCTCGCCT aagcacaggaagaaagaagaagcgCTGCAGGTTGCCTGGTGTTGACTCTGTCTTAAAAAGCCTCCCTgttgaagaaaaagatgaaaatgatgaAAACT CAATAAGCAGTTCCTCTGATGACAGTAGTgaagaaaaggatgaagaaataagTGAAGAAAGTGATATTGAAGAAAAGACGGAAGTG AAGGAAGAACCGGAGCTGCACACAAAAagggaaatggaagaaagaacaataaCTATAGAAATCCCTGAAGTTCTGAAAAAGAAGCTTGAGGATGATTGTTACTATATCAACAGGAGGAAACGG TTAGTGAAACTTCCATGCCAGACCAACATCATAACTATTTTGGAATCCTACGTGAAGCATTTTGCTATCAATGCAGCCTTTTCAGCCAATGAGAGGCCTCGTCACCATCATGCTATGCCACATGCCAATATGAATGTGCATTATATCCCAGCAGAAAAGAA CGTTGACCTTTGTAAGGAGATGGTGGATGGATTAAGAATAACCTTTGATTACACGCTCCCACTGGTTTTACTCTATCCATATGAACAAGTTCAGTATAAAAAGGTGACTTCATCCAAGTTTTTTCTTCCAATTAAGGAAAGTGCCACAAACACTAACAG GAACCAGGAGGAGCTCTCTCCAAGCCCACCATTGTTGAATCCATCCACACCGCAGTCCATGGAGAGTCAGCCCACTACAGGTGAACCAGCCACCCCCAAAAGGCGCAAAGCTGAACCGGAAGCCTTGCAGTCTCTGAGGCGGTCCACACGTCACTCTGCCAACTGTGACAGGCTGTCTGAGAGCAGTGCCTCTCCTCAGCCCAAGCGCCGGCAGCAGGACACATCCGCCAGCATGCCAAAGCTGTTCCTGCACCTGGAAAAGA agACACCCGTGCATAGCAGATCATCCTCACCGGTTCCTCTGACCCCTAGCAAGGAAGGGAGTGCAGTGTTTTCTGGCTTTGAAGGCAGAAGAACTAATGAAATAAACGAG GTCCTCTCCTGGAAACTTGTACCCGACAGTTACCCGCCAGGTGATCAGCCGCCTCCACCCTCTTACATTTATGGAGCACAACACTTGCTACGATTGTTTG tGAAACTTCCAGAAATCCTTGGAAAGATGTCCTTTTCTGAGAAGAATCTGAAGGCTTTACTGAAGCACTTTGATCTCTTTCTtag gTTTTTGGCTGAATACCATGATGACTTCTTTCCGGAGTCTGCCTATGTTGCTGCCTGTGAGGCGCACTATAGCACCAAGAACCCCAGGGCGATTTACTGA